The following proteins come from a genomic window of Mechercharimyces sp. CAU 1602:
- a CDS encoding cytochrome C oxidase subunit IV family protein has translation MAKVESATNSVSSHAGSGEEKKQILSFAIMILLTVVAFAIVMLEIVPAALIIPIILFLAVIQVFLQLFTFMHLNQKGSAAAIIFISTGMFVAIISAVGIMILK, from the coding sequence ATGGCAAAAGTAGAATCTGCTACGAATAGTGTCAGCAGTCATGCGGGTAGTGGAGAAGAGAAAAAGCAAATCTTATCCTTCGCTATTATGATCCTTTTGACAGTGGTCGCCTTTGCGATCGTGATGTTGGAGATAGTTCCAGCAGCGCTAATCATTCCCATTATCTTGTTTTTAGCAGTGATTCAAGTGTTTTTACAGCTCTTTACCTTTATGCATTTGAACCAAAAGGGAAGTGCGGCTGCGATTATCTTTATCTCTACTGGAATGTTTGTGGCTATTATCTCTGCTGTTGGGATAATGATTTTGAAGTAA
- the ctaD gene encoding cytochrome c oxidase subunit I, with protein MATFIIVTVLVLFLVAIWTGGYDNNFLQRVRGSQAWDWITTVDHKKIGIMYLAAGTVFLVIGGIEALLMRMQLIIPNNDFLSGDLFNQLLTMHGTTMIFLAAMPLLFGLMNYIVPLQIGARDVSFPFLNALGFWLFLAGGTLLNLSWFFGGAPDAGWTNYAPIALNDYSTGPGIDFYVLGLQISGIGTTMGGINLIATIINMRAPGMSFFRMPMFTWTTFIASALILFAFPALTIGLALMMFDRLFGTAFFDATRGGDSVIWEHLFWIFGHPEVYIVILPAFGIMSDIISTFSRKRLFGYSSMVFATSLIGFLGFMVWVHHMFTVGLGPMTNSIFAVATMAIAVPTGIKVFNWLFTLWGGQIRFTAAMVWALGFIPTFVLGGVTGVMLAVVPADFQFHDTYFVVAHFHYVLIGGTVFGLFAGGYYWWPRMFGKKLSEKLGLWHFWLFFAGFHMTFFPQHFLGVFGMPRRVFTYQANEGMDAINFVSTIGAFAMALGTIIFVYNIYRTTRFAEKAPADAWDDGRTLEWVIPNPTPEYNFAQLPRVRSNDPLWAEKMAGNKTVEAAEPLGPIHMPSASYVPALMSLGFFIAGFGFILRANEIGALGLVVVVIAMFMRSFDQDHGYHIEQEEVERVEKEARA; from the coding sequence ATGGCTACGTTTATAATTGTTACCGTACTAGTCTTATTTCTAGTTGCGATTTGGACAGGTGGTTACGACAATAACTTCCTCCAACGCGTACGCGGTAGCCAGGCGTGGGACTGGATAACAACAGTTGACCATAAGAAGATCGGTATTATGTATCTTGCAGCAGGTACGGTCTTCTTAGTGATTGGTGGAATTGAAGCGCTTCTCATGCGGATGCAGCTTATCATTCCTAATAACGATTTCCTGTCGGGAGATTTGTTTAACCAACTACTCACAATGCATGGCACGACTATGATATTCTTAGCGGCAATGCCGTTATTATTTGGTTTAATGAACTATATTGTGCCGTTACAAATCGGGGCACGTGACGTTTCATTCCCATTTTTAAATGCGCTAGGGTTCTGGTTATTCCTAGCAGGGGGAACTTTGCTTAACTTAAGTTGGTTTTTCGGTGGTGCACCGGATGCGGGTTGGACGAACTACGCACCTATTGCACTTAACGATTACAGCACAGGACCTGGAATTGACTTCTACGTTCTTGGACTTCAGATTTCAGGTATCGGAACGACCATGGGTGGGATTAACCTGATCGCTACGATCATCAATATGCGTGCACCTGGTATGAGCTTTTTCCGAATGCCGATGTTTACGTGGACGACTTTCATTGCATCTGCATTGATCTTGTTCGCATTTCCGGCGCTAACGATTGGACTGGCGCTGATGATGTTTGACCGCCTCTTTGGCACAGCTTTTTTCGATGCAACACGAGGTGGGGATTCGGTAATCTGGGAGCATCTGTTCTGGATCTTTGGTCATCCCGAAGTGTATATCGTAATTCTACCTGCATTTGGAATTATGTCGGATATTATTAGCACCTTTTCACGCAAGCGTTTGTTTGGGTACAGTTCAATGGTATTTGCAACCTCGCTTATCGGATTCTTAGGCTTTATGGTGTGGGTGCACCACATGTTTACAGTAGGTTTAGGGCCGATGACGAACTCAATTTTTGCTGTCGCTACGATGGCAATTGCGGTACCGACAGGAATTAAGGTGTTTAACTGGTTATTTACCCTGTGGGGTGGACAGATTCGTTTTACAGCGGCGATGGTATGGGCACTTGGTTTTATTCCCACTTTTGTGTTGGGTGGGGTAACTGGGGTGATGTTGGCCGTTGTACCCGCTGACTTCCAGTTCCACGATACCTATTTTGTTGTTGCTCACTTCCACTATGTACTCATCGGTGGTACTGTATTTGGTCTCTTCGCAGGAGGCTACTACTGGTGGCCGCGGATGTTTGGTAAAAAACTTAGCGAAAAGCTAGGCTTATGGCACTTCTGGCTATTTTTTGCCGGTTTCCATATGACTTTCTTCCCACAACATTTCCTCGGTGTTTTCGGAATGCCGCGTCGGGTATTTACTTATCAGGCCAACGAAGGAATGGATGCGATTAACTTTGTTAGCACCATTGGCGCTTTTGCGATGGCTCTTGGTACGATTATATTTGTTTACAATATTTATCGTACAACGCGCTTTGCAGAAAAAGCACCAGCAGATGCATGGGATGATGGGCGTACATTGGAATGGGTAATTCCTAATCCAACCCCAGAGTATAACTTTGCTCAATTACCACGTGTTCGTTCTAATGATCCACTATGGGCAGAAAAAATGGCAGGAAATAAAACAGTGGAAGCAGCAGAACCACTCGGTCCCATTCATATGCCGTCTGCTTCCTATGTGCCTGCACTAATGTCGCTCGGTTTCTTTATCGCAGGATTTGGCTTTATCTTGCGCGCAAATGAAATTGGTGCGCTCGGATTAGTAGTCGTGGTGATTGCGATGTTTATGCGTTCCTTCGATCAAGACCATGGTTATCATATTGAACAAGAAGAGGTAGAACGTGTGGAGAAGGAGGCGAGAGCATGA
- the cyoE gene encoding heme o synthase, with the protein MERPLIQDSTTPLLASEGVGKKGETGLIADLWTLTKPGINVSNSFAMLTGFWLAGPGFQDIGLLLFTLLGTALVIAGGCTLNNFIDRDIDPLMDRTRTRPIPGGRITPALAFWFGTLCTVLGLSVLVILVNPMAAMLSLVGFVVYVFIYSLWLKRTTTLNTVVGSISGAVPPMIGWVALTGTLDLPAWILFLIMFLWQPPHFFAIAMRKVDDYRAAGIPMLPVVKGFKETKWQTLGFVLLLVPASLMLFFTGVVSWIYLTVAGVLGLFYIIFAVQGIFTNDDQGWARKMFIYSLIYLTGLQIVMLIDATGPFSS; encoded by the coding sequence GTGGAACGACCACTTATACAAGACTCTACCACTCCCTTACTTGCAAGCGAGGGTGTTGGAAAGAAGGGTGAAACAGGTTTGATTGCGGATCTTTGGACCTTGACCAAACCAGGCATCAACGTTTCTAACTCCTTTGCTATGCTGACCGGCTTCTGGTTAGCCGGTCCAGGATTTCAAGATATCGGACTTTTACTGTTTACGCTGCTTGGTACCGCACTGGTGATTGCAGGTGGGTGTACGTTAAACAACTTTATTGACCGTGATATTGATCCATTGATGGACCGCACACGAACGAGGCCAATTCCAGGTGGGCGAATTACTCCTGCATTGGCATTTTGGTTTGGTACCCTATGCACCGTGTTGGGTTTAAGCGTGCTCGTAATATTGGTCAATCCAATGGCGGCCATGTTGTCGTTAGTTGGCTTCGTGGTATATGTATTCATATACTCACTCTGGCTAAAACGGACTACGACACTCAATACAGTGGTTGGTAGTATATCAGGAGCTGTTCCACCGATGATTGGTTGGGTTGCGTTGACAGGAACCTTGGATCTACCTGCATGGATCTTATTTTTGATTATGTTTCTTTGGCAGCCACCTCACTTTTTCGCGATTGCTATGCGGAAAGTGGATGATTATCGAGCTGCAGGAATACCGATGTTACCTGTAGTCAAAGGATTTAAAGAAACCAAATGGCAAACTCTTGGTTTCGTCCTACTGCTAGTTCCAGCTTCGTTGATGTTATTTTTTACTGGCGTGGTGAGCTGGATCTATTTAACAGTAGCAGGTGTATTAGGTCTCTTCTATATCATCTTCGCCGTGCAAGGTATCTTTACGAATGATGATCAGGGATGGGCAAGGAAAATGTTTATTTACTCGCTAATCTATCTAACTGGGTTACAGATAGTGATGTTGATTGATGCGACAGGCCCTTTCTCTTCATAA
- the coxB gene encoding cytochrome c oxidase subunit II, translating into MVMIRRRSWFKLPLIFGLLMLVLSGCSDIDTLSTLKPAGPDAKEQLNMMYLSLGIMVIVVAIVFAIFTYVLLKYRRKPGQTEIPKQVEGNHKLEIIWTVIPIILLAILAVPTVSSIFNLAEKPAEGEDVINIRVTGHQYWWEFEYTDLDIRTSQDLYIPVGKEVQLELTSDDVIHAFWVPSLAGKQDATPGKITPLRIEAERAGTFQGKCAELCGASHALMDFNVVATEEGEFDEWVANMQNPESEPQTELAEQGKELFSQSCMGCHAVRGTDFKTEGMSAPDLTGFGERSSIAGVLDHDEEALKEWLEDPEAVKPETIMPGFDHFTDEQMDAMSEYLLNLK; encoded by the coding sequence ATGGTGATGATTAGGCGTCGGAGTTGGTTTAAATTACCACTCATCTTTGGCTTGTTGATGCTCGTGCTATCGGGGTGTTCAGATATTGATACACTCTCTACCCTGAAGCCGGCGGGACCAGATGCGAAAGAGCAACTAAACATGATGTACCTCAGTCTTGGAATAATGGTTATTGTTGTTGCGATCGTATTTGCGATTTTCACTTATGTTTTATTGAAATATCGTAGAAAGCCAGGACAGACAGAAATTCCGAAGCAAGTGGAAGGAAACCATAAGTTAGAAATTATATGGACGGTTATTCCGATTATTTTACTGGCCATTCTTGCTGTTCCAACGGTGAGCTCAATATTCAATCTCGCAGAAAAACCAGCAGAGGGAGAAGATGTGATCAATATCCGTGTGACCGGACATCAATATTGGTGGGAGTTTGAATATACCGATCTCGATATTCGCACCTCACAAGATTTATATATTCCAGTAGGAAAAGAAGTGCAGTTGGAGTTAACTTCTGATGATGTTATTCATGCATTCTGGGTTCCAAGCTTGGCGGGGAAACAAGATGCTACTCCAGGCAAGATTACACCTCTTCGGATTGAAGCGGAACGTGCCGGGACGTTCCAAGGGAAGTGTGCTGAGCTGTGTGGAGCATCACATGCGCTTATGGACTTTAATGTTGTAGCAACTGAAGAAGGTGAATTTGATGAATGGGTTGCCAACATGCAAAATCCAGAGTCAGAGCCGCAAACGGAACTAGCTGAACAAGGAAAAGAATTATTCTCTCAAAGTTGTATGGGTTGTCATGCTGTTCGTGGAACGGATTTCAAAACAGAAGGAATGTCTGCTCCTGACTTGACTGGATTTGGTGAGCGCAGTTCGATCGCTGGTGTTTTGGATCATGATGAAGAAGCTTTAAAAGAATGGTTAGAAGATCCAGAGGCAGTGAAACCAGAGACGATTATGCCTGGCTTTGACCATTTTACAGATGAACAAATGGACGCTATGAGCGAATACTTATTAAATCTAAAGTAA
- a CDS encoding ATP-binding protein codes for MPQHFRVNYEWDVVAIRKEVREFAREIGFDELDQTRIVQSVSELARNIVHHADEGTISIEKIEQEGKYGLQIRVQDCGPGIGDIEELMRKILSPINMEASGLLHVKELMDNFIIREEGEGTIVEVVKWLEMTSTATDA; via the coding sequence ATGCCACAGCATTTTCGGGTTAATTACGAATGGGACGTGGTAGCCATTCGTAAAGAAGTGAGGGAATTTGCGCGCGAAATTGGGTTTGATGAATTGGATCAGACACGCATTGTTCAATCGGTTTCGGAACTAGCGCGTAATATCGTTCATCACGCAGACGAAGGAACCATCTCGATTGAGAAAATCGAACAAGAGGGTAAGTATGGCTTACAAATACGGGTGCAAGACTGTGGGCCTGGCATTGGGGATATCGAGGAACTGATGCGGAAAATCCTGTCGCCTATTAACATGGAAGCATCAGGGCTTCTGCACGTGAAAGAGTTGATGGATAACTTTATTATCCGAGAAGAAGGAGAAGGAACTATTGTTGAAGTTGTCAAATGGCTTGAAATGACAAGCACGGCCACAGACGCCTAA
- the coxB gene encoding cytochrome c oxidase subunit II yields MRQMKKWLVLLCSFLGISVSAGCTDANLSVLDPAGPVAEEQLWLMKLSIAIMVVVFLVVSVVFVYVVIRYREKPGDTSIPKQVEGSTILELTWTIIPIILLVILSIPAFRITFSQTEIPPKEESITINVIGHQYWWEYIYPDQDIRSSQDLHIPTGKKVNLVLRSDDVIHSYWAPNLGGKQNVIPGKDVPLVLQADKPGIYKGKCGKICGSGHALMNFRVVAQTPAEFDSWVQGMKNPKSKATSEKAALGETLFSQNCMGCHAVSGGGFKSQGVVGPDLTGFSQRLLVAGVVENNRENLGLWLENPQSIKPGNRMPAFEFLTDEQRDGLIEYLMNLK; encoded by the coding sequence ATGCGTCAAATGAAGAAGTGGCTCGTTCTTCTGTGTTCATTCTTAGGAATCAGTGTTAGCGCAGGTTGTACAGATGCGAACTTGTCCGTGCTAGACCCTGCTGGACCCGTAGCAGAAGAACAGTTATGGCTGATGAAATTAAGTATAGCGATTATGGTAGTTGTCTTTCTGGTCGTATCGGTCGTCTTTGTCTATGTGGTGATCCGTTATCGAGAAAAACCAGGTGATACTTCGATTCCAAAACAGGTGGAAGGCAGCACGATACTGGAGTTGACGTGGACCATTATCCCAATCATTTTGCTGGTGATATTATCTATACCGGCTTTTCGAATTACGTTCTCCCAAACAGAGATACCACCTAAAGAAGAGTCGATTACGATCAACGTGATCGGTCATCAGTATTGGTGGGAGTATATCTATCCTGATCAGGATATTCGATCCTCACAGGATCTTCATATCCCTACTGGGAAAAAAGTGAATCTAGTGCTTAGATCAGATGATGTTATTCATTCGTATTGGGCACCTAACCTGGGGGGAAAGCAGAATGTAATTCCAGGAAAAGACGTCCCTCTTGTCTTGCAGGCGGATAAGCCTGGTATTTATAAGGGAAAGTGTGGGAAAATATGTGGCTCTGGACATGCATTAATGAACTTTCGCGTAGTCGCACAGACGCCTGCGGAGTTTGATAGCTGGGTTCAAGGGATGAAAAACCCAAAGTCTAAAGCAACTTCTGAAAAAGCAGCGTTGGGTGAAACCTTGTTTAGTCAAAATTGTATGGGTTGTCATGCTGTAAGTGGAGGAGGCTTTAAGTCACAAGGCGTGGTAGGTCCCGATTTGACTGGTTTTAGTCAGCGTCTCCTGGTGGCAGGAGTAGTGGAAAATAACCGGGAAAATTTAGGGCTTTGGCTTGAAAATCCACAGTCAATCAAGCCGGGCAATCGTATGCCTGCATTTGAATTTCTAACAGATGAACAGCGGGATGGCTTGATTGAGTATTTGATGAACCTGAAATAG
- a CDS encoding cytochrome (ubi)quinol oxidase subunit III, translating into MKLSKQDMDPSIRLETATLEGKNKILGFWLFLAAETVLFSCLFGTYLALRTHANGGPTTQELFQLPLVAIATFILLTSSLTSVLGIVAMHKHDVNRCFNWLFVTVLFGLSFLGLEIYEFAHYIHEGLTMSTSAFGSSFYTLVGTHGSHVLFGSIWISFILIQLKSRGLNTDTAPKVYVASLYWHFVDVVWVFIFTLVYLLGTLE; encoded by the coding sequence ATGAAGTTGTCTAAGCAAGATATGGATCCATCAATACGGTTGGAGACAGCTACTTTGGAAGGGAAAAATAAGATATTGGGTTTTTGGCTGTTTCTAGCGGCGGAGACGGTTTTGTTCTCCTGTTTATTTGGTACTTACCTCGCTCTACGAACGCATGCTAATGGTGGACCTACTACACAGGAACTTTTTCAACTACCCTTGGTAGCGATTGCTACGTTTATCCTATTGACGAGTAGTTTGACCAGCGTGTTGGGAATCGTGGCTATGCACAAACATGATGTGAATCGGTGTTTTAACTGGTTGTTCGTGACGGTCTTGTTTGGTCTTTCCTTTCTAGGGCTGGAGATCTACGAGTTCGCACATTATATTCATGAGGGCTTAACCATGTCAACGAGTGCATTTGGTTCTTCCTTCTATACATTAGTAGGAACCCATGGTTCTCATGTGCTCTTTGGTTCCATCTGGATCTCATTTATTTTGATCCAACTAAAGTCGCGCGGACTTAATACGGATACCGCTCCCAAAGTGTATGTTGCAAGCCTTTACTGGCACTTTGTCGATGTAGTATGGGTGTTTATCTTTACTTTGGTATATTTATTGGGAACGTTGGAGTAG
- a CDS encoding cytochrome (ubi)quinol oxidase subunit III, with protein MSQLDPNLDMSPKMPDTIEFSTMEGKNKILGFWLLLGAETVLFACLFGVYLALNGSTAGGPSAEELFSLPLVGVATFLLLFSSLTSVLGIIGMHRNNLKSMLFWFGVTVLLGWGFLGLEIYEFYHYVHEGLTLSGSAFGSAFYVLLGTHGGHVLFGSIWICTLMFQARKQGINSFTAPKFYVASLYWHFVDVVWVFIFTVVYLMGKVG; from the coding sequence ATGAGTCAACTAGATCCAAATTTGGATATGTCACCAAAGATGCCAGATACGATCGAGTTTTCTACCATGGAAGGTAAAAACAAGATCTTAGGATTTTGGCTGTTACTGGGAGCTGAGACTGTTCTCTTTGCTTGCTTGTTCGGAGTTTATCTCGCTTTAAACGGAAGTACTGCAGGCGGACCTTCAGCCGAAGAGTTGTTTAGTCTGCCACTCGTCGGAGTAGCCACGTTCTTGCTATTGTTTAGTAGTTTAACCAGTGTGCTTGGGATTATTGGTATGCATCGTAATAACCTCAAGTCGATGTTGTTCTGGTTCGGAGTTACAGTTCTTTTAGGCTGGGGCTTTCTTGGTCTGGAGATCTACGAGTTTTACCACTATGTACATGAAGGACTAACTTTGTCCGGCAGTGCTTTCGGTTCTGCATTTTACGTGTTGTTAGGCACACACGGAGGCCACGTTTTATTTGGTTCTATTTGGATTTGCACACTAATGTTTCAGGCGCGTAAACAAGGAATCAATTCCTTTACTGCACCTAAATTTTACGTGGCCAGTCTCTACTGGCACTTTGTTGACGTAGTCTGGGTGTTTATCTTTACGGTTGTTTATTTGATGGGGAAGGTGGGGTAA
- the cyoE gene encoding heme o synthase → MDKTFPQASQGLSVSVPSNRASWGDFIELTKPGINLSNLIAVFTGYWLATSGNIQGWTLGFTLLGAALVIAGGCICNNVIDRDIDPLMFRTSERAVACGRISVALALTIAIGMTITGLIVLWKCAHPLAALLALLGFVVYVGIYSAWLKRTHWSNTIIGGMAGAVPPMIGYAADAGKLDGVAWGLCLLLLLWQPPHFYALSMRRVKEYRQAGIPMLPVIKGFLSTKRQILLFVILLWLASLMMAWSTALGSFYLGGALVLGGIYLFLASKGFFTQETSKWARVMFRYSLYYLLGIFITIIIDVL, encoded by the coding sequence TTGGATAAAACTTTTCCACAGGCGTCCCAGGGCCTGTCAGTCTCTGTCCCTTCGAATCGAGCTAGCTGGGGCGATTTCATAGAATTAACCAAACCGGGGATCAATCTCTCCAACTTGATTGCCGTATTTACGGGCTATTGGCTAGCAACTAGTGGAAATATCCAGGGTTGGACATTGGGCTTCACCTTACTAGGAGCTGCACTTGTGATTGCAGGTGGTTGTATATGTAATAACGTTATTGATCGCGATATTGACCCACTGATGTTTCGTACTAGTGAACGGGCAGTTGCGTGTGGGCGAATCTCGGTTGCGCTTGCGCTTACGATTGCTATAGGGATGACGATTACTGGATTGATCGTTCTTTGGAAGTGTGCTCACCCACTTGCTGCACTTCTAGCCTTACTCGGTTTTGTCGTCTATGTCGGGATATACAGTGCATGGTTAAAGCGAACGCATTGGAGTAATACCATCATTGGTGGTATGGCCGGGGCAGTTCCGCCAATGATTGGGTATGCAGCAGATGCAGGAAAGCTAGATGGTGTCGCGTGGGGATTATGCCTGCTCTTATTGTTGTGGCAGCCTCCGCATTTTTACGCCCTTTCCATGCGAAGAGTTAAAGAGTATCGTCAGGCAGGCATACCAATGCTTCCTGTAATCAAGGGCTTTTTATCAACAAAACGGCAAATCCTTCTCTTTGTAATCTTATTGTGGTTAGCCAGTTTAATGATGGCTTGGTCAACGGCATTGGGTAGTTTTTACCTGGGTGGGGCGCTTGTTTTGGGTGGTATCTATCTGTTTCTAGCTAGTAAAGGTTTTTTTACACAGGAAACAAGCAAGTGGGCACGTGTGATGTTTCGTTATTCGCTCTACTATTTGTTAGGGATATTTATCACAATTATTATTGATGTGTTGTAA
- the ctaD gene encoding cytochrome c oxidase subunit I, whose protein sequence is MGGYNFRPTERFDGSTIWDWLTTVDHKKIGILYVGSGLIFFLIGGVEALLIRLQLIVPDSGFVTPETYNQLMTMHGTTMIFLVAMPLLIGIMNYAMPLQIGARDVAFPFLNSLGFWLFFVGGLLLNLSWFFGGAPDAGWSSYTSLALNDYSPGPGVDYYVLGLQISGIGSLIGGINFIVTIVNMRAPGMTYLRMPLFTWTTFVTSALLLFAIPPLTVALLLLMLDRLFGTGFFSVALGGEVVIWEHLFWIFGHPEVYLVVLPVFGVFSDVISAFSKKTLFGYLSMVFATVLIGFIAFMVWVHHMFTDGLGAMANTIFGIATMAIAVPTGIKIFNWLFTMWGGKIRFTTAMLFSVAFIPTFVMGGVTGVMLAVVPADWQFHDSYFVVAHFHYVLLGATVLGLFSALYYWWPKMTGKLLNETWGKWHFWLFLFGFHLTFLPQHFLGLYGMPRRVYTYESSPMVDNINMISTIGSLGMTLGTIFFLYNIVVTQKRGQRAGADPWDGRTLEWTIPSPTPEYNFAQLPLVESYDPLWEAKMNGDGKVPAAEPLGSIHMPSSSYLPLFISIGMFVAGYALILHSYFVAVIGMIVVFAVMGVRSFEVDHGYHLEAEELTGSSNLSGKGVHGR, encoded by the coding sequence TTGGGAGGATATAATTTCCGCCCTACAGAGCGGTTTGATGGCAGTACGATATGGGATTGGTTGACGACAGTCGATCATAAAAAAATCGGGATACTCTATGTCGGGTCAGGACTTATCTTTTTTCTGATTGGAGGCGTGGAGGCGCTCCTTATTCGACTACAGTTAATTGTGCCTGATTCGGGATTTGTAACACCCGAAACATATAACCAGCTGATGACTATGCATGGAACCACCATGATTTTCTTGGTGGCGATGCCCCTGTTGATTGGAATAATGAATTATGCGATGCCGCTACAGATTGGAGCGCGCGATGTTGCATTTCCGTTTTTAAACTCCCTTGGGTTTTGGCTCTTCTTCGTGGGTGGGTTGTTACTAAACTTAAGTTGGTTCTTTGGAGGAGCTCCAGATGCAGGTTGGTCTTCCTATACATCCTTAGCCCTTAACGATTACAGTCCTGGACCTGGGGTGGATTATTATGTGCTCGGATTGCAAATCTCGGGGATTGGTTCGTTGATTGGGGGAATCAACTTTATCGTTACGATTGTAAATATGCGGGCACCTGGTATGACGTATTTACGGATGCCACTTTTTACTTGGACCACTTTTGTTACTTCGGCACTGCTTCTCTTTGCGATTCCGCCGTTGACAGTGGCGCTCCTTTTGCTCATGCTGGATCGCTTGTTTGGAACGGGCTTCTTCTCCGTTGCTCTGGGAGGTGAAGTGGTCATTTGGGAACACTTATTCTGGATTTTTGGTCATCCGGAAGTGTATCTCGTGGTTTTACCTGTATTTGGTGTATTTTCAGATGTGATCAGTGCATTTTCCAAGAAAACCTTGTTTGGATACTTGTCTATGGTATTTGCGACGGTATTGATTGGCTTCATCGCCTTCATGGTATGGGTTCATCATATGTTTACAGACGGACTGGGTGCGATGGCCAACACGATTTTTGGAATTGCGACCATGGCAATTGCGGTACCGACAGGGATTAAAATATTTAACTGGCTGTTTACAATGTGGGGAGGTAAGATTCGTTTTACGACAGCGATGTTGTTTTCAGTCGCCTTCATCCCTACTTTTGTCATGGGAGGAGTTACAGGAGTGATGTTGGCAGTTGTTCCAGCAGACTGGCAATTTCACGATTCTTACTTCGTGGTGGCTCACTTCCACTATGTATTGTTAGGGGCAACTGTGTTGGGCCTGTTCTCCGCTCTATATTACTGGTGGCCCAAAATGACCGGGAAGTTATTAAATGAAACATGGGGAAAGTGGCATTTTTGGCTCTTCCTCTTTGGTTTTCATCTCACCTTTTTGCCGCAGCATTTTCTGGGTCTGTACGGGATGCCACGACGAGTGTACACATATGAATCCAGTCCGATGGTTGACAACATCAACATGATTAGTACGATTGGTTCGCTGGGAATGACATTGGGGACGATTTTTTTCCTCTACAATATTGTTGTAACACAGAAGCGTGGTCAACGAGCGGGTGCTGATCCATGGGATGGGCGAACATTGGAGTGGACTATTCCTTCACCGACACCGGAGTATAACTTTGCTCAGTTGCCGTTAGTGGAAAGCTATGATCCATTGTGGGAAGCAAAAATGAATGGGGATGGTAAAGTCCCTGCAGCTGAACCACTCGGGTCCATTCATATGCCTTCCTCTAGTTATCTTCCGCTCTTTATCTCTATTGGAATGTTTGTTGCAGGCTATGCTTTGATTCTTCATTCCTATTTTGTCGCTGTGATTGGAATGATTGTTGTCTTTGCTGTAATGGGAGTGCGTTCATTTGAAGTTGATCATGGATATCACCTTGAGGCGGAAGAATTAACAGGCTCATCTAATTTGAGTGGGAAAGGGGTTCATGGTCGATGA
- a CDS encoding cytochrome c oxidase assembly protein: MAGNPFFAQFTYLENWDVVYSLILVVIGIGYLYLVGPYRVSNGKEVVEGEKKFYFILGLWVYYMAQGSPLAMMGHELFSVHMLQMSLLYLVVPPLILAGLPAWVVRPIVTHRLIKPVFRFFTSPLIALVLFNGFISIYHFPFIFDSVMSSSLLHVISHLLLLLASFAMWWPLLCPIPELDRLSGLQKMGYIFADGVLLTPACAMLIFAGTLLYDSYQGSHVFPMVETLADQQLGGVIMKIMQEISYGIVLGTVFFQWVAKEKVKNEKEKIVKRDESNEYSFQSTSL, translated from the coding sequence ATGGCAGGCAATCCTTTTTTTGCTCAGTTTACCTATCTAGAGAATTGGGATGTGGTGTATAGTCTTATCTTAGTGGTAATTGGTATAGGTTATTTGTATTTAGTAGGCCCGTATCGAGTCTCTAATGGGAAAGAAGTTGTCGAAGGGGAAAAGAAGTTCTACTTTATATTAGGGCTATGGGTCTATTATATGGCACAAGGAAGTCCTCTTGCCATGATGGGACATGAGTTGTTTAGTGTTCATATGTTGCAGATGTCCTTATTGTATTTGGTGGTGCCCCCACTCATCTTAGCTGGGTTACCAGCATGGGTAGTGCGACCAATTGTAACACATCGCTTGATCAAGCCAGTGTTTCGCTTTTTCACGTCTCCATTAATTGCCTTGGTTTTATTTAATGGATTCATCTCTATTTATCATTTTCCATTTATCTTTGACAGTGTGATGTCGAGCAGCTTGCTCCATGTTATCTCCCATCTTCTATTGTTACTTGCATCATTTGCTATGTGGTGGCCACTTTTGTGTCCTATACCAGAATTGGATCGCCTGAGTGGTTTACAAAAGATGGGTTACATCTTTGCAGATGGCGTACTCCTTACCCCAGCATGTGCTATGTTAATTTTTGCAGGTACGCTCCTATATGATTCGTATCAGGGTTCACATGTGTTTCCAATGGTAGAGACTCTTGCTGACCAACAGTTGGGTGGCGTAATCATGAAGATCATGCAGGAAATCTCTTATGGAATTGTATTGGGTACTGTTTTCTTTCAATGGGTGGCAAAAGAGAAAGTGAAAAATGAAAAGGAGAAGATTGTTAAGCGAGACGAGTCTAATGAATACTCTTTTCAATCTACCTCTCTCTAG